In Taeniopygia guttata chromosome 7, bTaeGut7.mat, whole genome shotgun sequence, a single window of DNA contains:
- the PRPF40A gene encoding pre-mRNA-processing factor 40 homolog A isoform X1 produces MSGGDSTTATAAASPQPLPFSLPKPPPLMQLTPGDAVRPVGSGADQSPKSARLAARPDWAAGKPVSLLAPLLPPRGEPEPLLPFGPAAPRPPLRGRLLGRCGGSLLSPAMRPAAVDRASLMMGHPGMPHYPPMGMHPMGQRPPNMPPVPHGMMPQMMPPMGGPPMGQMPGMMQSVMPGMMMSHMSQAAMQPTVPPGVNSMDAQVGVTPPGTQTTHPVVSTVQQSSTSSSSASEEHSKQKSTWTEHKSPDGRTYYYNTETKQSTWEKPDDLKTPAEQLLSKCPWKEYKSDSGKPYYYNSQTKESRWAKPKELEDLEAMIKAEENSTKPEDAAAASAVAVAGDTPSGAGAAPAADGAAATTAAPAGAAPEGDPAPAATTGDTDGTGTATAEEQGQGSAAPGTQDGGTDTAAATTDEAAKQEGAGDAAAKKEDEDAQPVKKTYTWNTKEEAKQAFKELLKEKRVPSNASWEQAMKMIINDPRYSALAKLSEKKQAFNAYKVQTEKEEKEEARSKYKEAKESFQRFLENHEKMTSTTRYKKAEQMFGEMEVWNAISERDRLEIYEDVLFFLSKKEKEQAKQLRKRNWEALKNILDNMANVTYCTTWSEAQQYLMDNPTFAEDEELQNMDKEDALICFEEHIRALEKEEEEEKQKSLLRERRRQRKNRESFQLFLDELHEHGQLHSMSSWMELYPAISSDIRFTSMLGQPGSTALDLFKFYVEDLKARYHDEKKIIKDILKDKGFVVEVNTSFEDFVTVISSTKRATTLDAGNIKLAFNSLLEKAEAREREREKEEARKMKRKESAFKSMLKQATPPIELDAVWEDIRDRFVKEPAFEDITLESERKRIFKDFLHVLEHECQHHHSKTKKHSKKSKKHHRKRSRSRSGSESEDDDSHSKKKRQRSESRSVSERSSSAESERSYKKSKKHKKKSKKRRHKSDSPESDVEREKDKKERERDSEKERARQRSESKHKSPTKKRPGKDSGNWDTSGSELSEGELEKQRRTLLEQLDEDQ; encoded by the exons ATGTCCGGCGGCGACTCCACCACCGCtaccgccgccgcctccccgcaGCCTCTACCGTTCTCTCTACCGAAACCTCCGCCGCTGATGCAGCTGACTCCGGGCGACGCGGTGCGGCCGGTGGGGTCGGGCGCGGACCAATCACCGAAGAGCGCGCGGCTGGCGGCGCGCCCTGATTGGGCGGCGGGGAAGCCGGTCAGCCTGCTGGCGCCGCTGCTGCCCCCTCGCGGCGAGCCCGAGCCGCTGCTGCCCTTCGggcccgccgcgccgcgcccgcccctgCGCGGCCGCCTGCTCGGCCGCTGCGGCGGCTCGCTGCTCAGCCCCGCCATGCGGCCCGCCGCCGTGGACCGCGCCTCGCTCATG ATGGGCCACCCGGGAATGCCGCACTACCCCCCGATGGGGATGCACCCCATGGGGCAGAGACCCCCCAACATGCCCCCGGTTCCCCACGGGATGATGCCGCAGATGATGCCCCCCATGGGGGGACCCCCGATGGGGCAG ATGCCTGGAATGATGCAGTCGGTGATGCCTGGAATGATGATGTCCCACATGTCCCAGGCTGCCATGCAGCCCACGGTTCCT cCAGGCGTGAACAGCATGGATGCACAAGTAG GAGTGACCCCTCCTGGGACTCAG ACAACACATCCCGTGGTCTCCACAGTCCAGCAGagctccaccagcagcagctctgccagcgaGGAGCACTCCAAGCAG AAATCCACGTGGACGGAGCACAAGTCCCCGGATGGAAGAACTTACTACTACAACACCGAGACCAAGCAGTCCACGTGGGAGAAGCCAGATGACCTCAAAACCCCTGCTGAG CAATTGTTATCCAAGTGTCCCTGGAAGGAGTATAAATCAGATTCTGGGAAGCCTTATTATTACAATTCCCAAACAAAGGAATCCCGCTGGGCAAAACCCAAAGAGCTGGAGGATCTTGAAG caATGATTAAAGCTGAAGAAAACAG CACGAAGCCGGAGGATGCGGCCGCCGCCTCGGCTGTGGCCGTGGCCGGGGACACCccgagcggggccggcgcggcTCCGGCGGCCGACGGCGCGGCGGCGACCACGGCTGCCCCGGCGGGAGCCGCTCCTGAGGGGGACCCAGCCCCGGCCGCCACCACGGGGGACACGGACGGTACCGGCACAGCCACGGCCgaggagcagggccagggcagcgCCGCGCCCGGCACGCAGGATGGCGGCACCGACACCGCCGCGGCCACCACGGATGAGGCGGCCAAGCAAGAGGGCGCGGGAGA tgctgctgcaaagaaggaggatgaggatgccCAACCAGTTAAAAAAACCTACACGTGGAACACAAAGGAAGAGGCCAAACAAGCATTTAAAGAACTGCTAAAAGAAAAG CGAGTTCCATCCAATGCTTCCTGGGAGCAGGCCATGAAAATGATCATTAATGACCCCAGATACAG TGCTTTGGCAAAACTGAGTGAAAAGAAGCAGGCCTTTAATGCCTACAAAGTTCAgacagagaaggaggagaaggaagaagccAGATCCAAGTACAAGGAAGCCAAGGAATCCTTCCAGCGCTTCCTGGAAAACCACGAGAAGATGACATCCACCACCAGATACAA aaaagctgaaCAGATGTTTGGGGAGATGGAAGTGTGGAATGCCATATCCGAGCGGGACCGGCTGGAGATTTATGAGGATGTTCTGTTTTTCCTGTCCAAGAAGGAGAAG GAACAAGCCAAGCAGCTGCGGAAGAGGAACTGGGAAGCTCTGAAGAACATCCTGGATAACATGGCCAACGTCACCTACTGCACCACCTGGTCGGAGGCCCAGCAGTACCTCATGGACAACCCCACCTTTGCCGAGGATGAGGAGCTCCAGA ACATGGATAAGGAGGATGCCCTGATCTGTTTTGAGGAACATATCAGGGCCTtggaaaaagaggaggaggaagagaaacagaaaagtttgctgagggaaaggaggaggcaACGTAAAAACAGGGAATCTTTCCAG CTGTTTCTGGATGAGCTGCACGAGCACGGGCAGCTGCACTCCATGTCCTCCTGGATGGAATTGTACCCAGCCATCAGCTCCGACATCAGGTTCACCAGCATGCTCGGCCAGCCTG GATCAACTGCACTTGACCTGTTCAAGTTTTACGTGGAGGATTTAAAAGCTCGTTACCACGATGAGAAGAAGATAATTAAAGACATCTTAAAG gataaAGGATTTGTGGTGGAAGTGAACACTTCCTTTGAGGATTTTGTCACTGTTATCAGCTCCACTAAAAGAGCCACCACGTTGGATGCAGGGAACATCAAGCTGGCTTTCAACAGT ctgctggagaaggcGGAAGcgcgggagcgggagcgggagaaggaggaggcccggaagatgaagaggaaggAATCAGCCTTCAAGAGCATGCTGAAACAAGCCACCCCCCCCATCGAGCTGGATGCTGTCTGGGAGGAT aTCAGAGACAGATTTGTGAAGGAACCAGCATTTGAAGACATCACCCTGgaatctgaaaggaaaaggataTTCAAGGATTTCCTTCATGTACTTGAG CACGAGTGTCAACACCACCACTCCAAGACCAAGAAACATTCGAAGAAATCCAAAAAACATCACCGGAAGCGCTCCCGTTCCCGCTCC GGCTCAGAGTCTGAGGATGACGACAGCCACTCCAAGAAGAAGCGGCAGCGCTCGGAGTCGCGGTCGGTGTCGGAGCGTTCTTCCAGCGCCGAATCCG agaggagTTACAAGAAGTCCAAAAAACACAAGAAGAAGAGCAAGAAGAGGAGGCACAAGTCT gatTCGCCAGAATCCGATGTGGAACGAGAGAAGGacaagaaggaaagagagagggacAGTGAGAAGGAAAGAGCCAGACAGAGATCCGAGTCCAAGCATAAATCCCCCACTAAAAAACGGCCTGGAAAAGATTCC GGAAACTGGGACACCTCTGGCAGCGAGCTCAGCGAGGGGGAGCTGGAAAAACAGAGGAGGACTCTTTTGGAACAGCTGGATGAAGATCAGTGA
- the PRPF40A gene encoding pre-mRNA-processing factor 40 homolog A isoform X2, translating to MSGGDSTTATAAASPQPLPFSLPKPPPLMQLTPGDAVRPVGSGADQSPKSARLAARPDWAAGKPVSLLAPLLPPRGEPEPLLPFGPAAPRPPLRGRLLGRCGGSLLSPAMRPAAVDRASLMMGHPGMPHYPPMGMHPMGQRPPNMPPVPHGMMPQMMPPMGGPPMGQMPGMMQSVMPGMMMSHMSQAAMQPTVPPGVNSMDAQVGVTPPGTQTTHPVVSTVQQSSTSSSSASEEHSKQKSTWTEHKSPDGRTYYYNTETKQSTWEKPDDLKTPAEQLLSKCPWKEYKSDSGKPYYYNSQTKESRWAKPKELEDLEAMIKAEENSTKPEDAAAASAVAVAGDTPSGAGAAPAADGAAATTAAPAGAAPEGDPAPAATTGDTDGTGTATAEEQGQGSAAPGTQDGGTDTAAATTDEAAKQEGAGDAAAKKEDEDAQPVKKTYTWNTKEEAKQAFKELLKEKRVPSNASWEQAMKMIINDPRYSALAKLSEKKQAFNAYKVQTEKEEKEEARSKYKEAKESFQRFLENHEKMTSTTRYKKAEQMFGEMEVWNAISERDRLEIYEDVLFFLSKKEKEQAKQLRKRNWEALKNILDNMANVTYCTTWSEAQQYLMDNPTFAEDEELQNMDKEDALICFEEHIRALEKEEEEEKQKSLLRERRRQRKNRESFQLFLDELHEHGQLHSMSSWMELYPAISSDIRFTSMLGQPGSTALDLFKFYVEDLKARYHDEKKIIKDILKDKGFVVEVNTSFEDFVTVISSTKRATTLDAGNIKLAFNSLLEKAEAREREREKEEARKMKRKESAFKSMLKQATPPIELDAVWEDIRDRFVKEPAFEDITLESERKRIFKDFLHVLEHECQHHHSKTKKHSKKSKKHHRKRSRSRSGSESEDDDSHSKKKRQRSESRSVSERSSSAESGTGWGGIGFTPAVLFSFGIYPLIPVGFFFLPVAAERSYKKSKKHKKKSKKRRHKSDSPESDVEREKDKKERERDSEKERARQRSESKHKSPTKKRPGKDSGNWDTSGSELSEGELEKQRRTLLEQLDEDQ from the exons ATGTCCGGCGGCGACTCCACCACCGCtaccgccgccgcctccccgcaGCCTCTACCGTTCTCTCTACCGAAACCTCCGCCGCTGATGCAGCTGACTCCGGGCGACGCGGTGCGGCCGGTGGGGTCGGGCGCGGACCAATCACCGAAGAGCGCGCGGCTGGCGGCGCGCCCTGATTGGGCGGCGGGGAAGCCGGTCAGCCTGCTGGCGCCGCTGCTGCCCCCTCGCGGCGAGCCCGAGCCGCTGCTGCCCTTCGggcccgccgcgccgcgcccgcccctgCGCGGCCGCCTGCTCGGCCGCTGCGGCGGCTCGCTGCTCAGCCCCGCCATGCGGCCCGCCGCCGTGGACCGCGCCTCGCTCATG ATGGGCCACCCGGGAATGCCGCACTACCCCCCGATGGGGATGCACCCCATGGGGCAGAGACCCCCCAACATGCCCCCGGTTCCCCACGGGATGATGCCGCAGATGATGCCCCCCATGGGGGGACCCCCGATGGGGCAG ATGCCTGGAATGATGCAGTCGGTGATGCCTGGAATGATGATGTCCCACATGTCCCAGGCTGCCATGCAGCCCACGGTTCCT cCAGGCGTGAACAGCATGGATGCACAAGTAG GAGTGACCCCTCCTGGGACTCAG ACAACACATCCCGTGGTCTCCACAGTCCAGCAGagctccaccagcagcagctctgccagcgaGGAGCACTCCAAGCAG AAATCCACGTGGACGGAGCACAAGTCCCCGGATGGAAGAACTTACTACTACAACACCGAGACCAAGCAGTCCACGTGGGAGAAGCCAGATGACCTCAAAACCCCTGCTGAG CAATTGTTATCCAAGTGTCCCTGGAAGGAGTATAAATCAGATTCTGGGAAGCCTTATTATTACAATTCCCAAACAAAGGAATCCCGCTGGGCAAAACCCAAAGAGCTGGAGGATCTTGAAG caATGATTAAAGCTGAAGAAAACAG CACGAAGCCGGAGGATGCGGCCGCCGCCTCGGCTGTGGCCGTGGCCGGGGACACCccgagcggggccggcgcggcTCCGGCGGCCGACGGCGCGGCGGCGACCACGGCTGCCCCGGCGGGAGCCGCTCCTGAGGGGGACCCAGCCCCGGCCGCCACCACGGGGGACACGGACGGTACCGGCACAGCCACGGCCgaggagcagggccagggcagcgCCGCGCCCGGCACGCAGGATGGCGGCACCGACACCGCCGCGGCCACCACGGATGAGGCGGCCAAGCAAGAGGGCGCGGGAGA tgctgctgcaaagaaggaggatgaggatgccCAACCAGTTAAAAAAACCTACACGTGGAACACAAAGGAAGAGGCCAAACAAGCATTTAAAGAACTGCTAAAAGAAAAG CGAGTTCCATCCAATGCTTCCTGGGAGCAGGCCATGAAAATGATCATTAATGACCCCAGATACAG TGCTTTGGCAAAACTGAGTGAAAAGAAGCAGGCCTTTAATGCCTACAAAGTTCAgacagagaaggaggagaaggaagaagccAGATCCAAGTACAAGGAAGCCAAGGAATCCTTCCAGCGCTTCCTGGAAAACCACGAGAAGATGACATCCACCACCAGATACAA aaaagctgaaCAGATGTTTGGGGAGATGGAAGTGTGGAATGCCATATCCGAGCGGGACCGGCTGGAGATTTATGAGGATGTTCTGTTTTTCCTGTCCAAGAAGGAGAAG GAACAAGCCAAGCAGCTGCGGAAGAGGAACTGGGAAGCTCTGAAGAACATCCTGGATAACATGGCCAACGTCACCTACTGCACCACCTGGTCGGAGGCCCAGCAGTACCTCATGGACAACCCCACCTTTGCCGAGGATGAGGAGCTCCAGA ACATGGATAAGGAGGATGCCCTGATCTGTTTTGAGGAACATATCAGGGCCTtggaaaaagaggaggaggaagagaaacagaaaagtttgctgagggaaaggaggaggcaACGTAAAAACAGGGAATCTTTCCAG CTGTTTCTGGATGAGCTGCACGAGCACGGGCAGCTGCACTCCATGTCCTCCTGGATGGAATTGTACCCAGCCATCAGCTCCGACATCAGGTTCACCAGCATGCTCGGCCAGCCTG GATCAACTGCACTTGACCTGTTCAAGTTTTACGTGGAGGATTTAAAAGCTCGTTACCACGATGAGAAGAAGATAATTAAAGACATCTTAAAG gataaAGGATTTGTGGTGGAAGTGAACACTTCCTTTGAGGATTTTGTCACTGTTATCAGCTCCACTAAAAGAGCCACCACGTTGGATGCAGGGAACATCAAGCTGGCTTTCAACAGT ctgctggagaaggcGGAAGcgcgggagcgggagcgggagaaggaggaggcccggaagatgaagaggaaggAATCAGCCTTCAAGAGCATGCTGAAACAAGCCACCCCCCCCATCGAGCTGGATGCTGTCTGGGAGGAT aTCAGAGACAGATTTGTGAAGGAACCAGCATTTGAAGACATCACCCTGgaatctgaaaggaaaaggataTTCAAGGATTTCCTTCATGTACTTGAG CACGAGTGTCAACACCACCACTCCAAGACCAAGAAACATTCGAAGAAATCCAAAAAACATCACCGGAAGCGCTCCCGTTCCCGCTCC GGCTCAGAGTCTGAGGATGACGACAGCCACTCCAAGAAGAAGCGGCAGCGCTCGGAGTCGCGGTCGGTGTCGGAGCGTTCTTCCAGCGCCGAATCCGGTACggggtggggtgggattggCTTTACACCAGCTGTGCTCTTCTCCTTTGGGATTTATCCATTGAttcctgtggggtttttctttctccctgtggctgcagagaggagTTACAAGAAGTCCAAAAAACACAAGAAGAAGAGCAAGAAGAGGAGGCACAAGTCT gatTCGCCAGAATCCGATGTGGAACGAGAGAAGGacaagaaggaaagagagagggacAGTGAGAAGGAAAGAGCCAGACAGAGATCCGAGTCCAAGCATAAATCCCCCACTAAAAAACGGCCTGGAAAAGATTCC GGAAACTGGGACACCTCTGGCAGCGAGCTCAGCGAGGGGGAGCTGGAAAAACAGAGGAGGACTCTTTTGGAACAGCTGGATGAAGATCAGTGA